The following proteins are encoded in a genomic region of Zea mays cultivar B73 chromosome 9, Zm-B73-REFERENCE-NAM-5.0, whole genome shotgun sequence:
- the LOC100275472 gene encoding uncharacterized protein isoform X2 produces the protein MGSWEGQARQLLLDEEEDDEEFFFLLLPAILSFLSEEQSETGAAIESFVEFKRSTAAKTLEALEEKKKHDEDFSIKKCLEELDTIDGLTDEDRSYAMEVFESGFNREVFMSSKNHNVRLFWLKREIKALAAIM, from the exons ATGGGTTCTTGGGAGGGCCAAGCTAGGCAGCTTTTGTTGGATGAGGAAGAAGACGATGAAGagtttttctttcttcttctccctgcTATACTTTCATTCCTCTCTGAAGAGCAAAGCGAAACTGGAGCAGCTATTGAAAGTTTCGTGGAATTCAAGAGGAGCACCGCAGCCAAAACGCTCGAAGCTCttgaagaaaagaagaagcatgaTGAAGATTTCTCTATTAAAAAGTGTCTAGAGGAGTTGGATACAATTGATGGGCTGACAGATGAGGATAGATCATATGCAATGGAAGTCTTTGAATCTGGGTTCAACAGAGAAGTGTTTATGAGTTCAAAAAACCACAATGTTAGGTTGTTTTGGCTCAAGAGAGAAATTAA AGCGCTTGCTGCTATCATGTGA
- the LOC100275472 gene encoding uncharacterized protein isoform X1, with protein sequence MRVIHIKDLIHIITKFSSFASDDMGSWEGQARQLLLDEEEDDEEFFFLLLPAILSFLSEEQSETGAAIESFVEFKRSTAAKTLEALEEKKKHDEDFSIKKCLEELDTIDGLTDEDRSYAMEVFESGFNREVFMSSKNHNVRLFWLKREIKALAAIM encoded by the exons atgcgg GTGATTCATATCAAAGATCTGATTCACATAATTACCAAGTTCAGCAGTTTTGCCTCTGACG ATATGGGTTCTTGGGAGGGCCAAGCTAGGCAGCTTTTGTTGGATGAGGAAGAAGACGATGAAGagtttttctttcttcttctccctgcTATACTTTCATTCCTCTCTGAAGAGCAAAGCGAAACTGGAGCAGCTATTGAAAGTTTCGTGGAATTCAAGAGGAGCACCGCAGCCAAAACGCTCGAAGCTCttgaagaaaagaagaagcatgaTGAAGATTTCTCTATTAAAAAGTGTCTAGAGGAGTTGGATACAATTGATGGGCTGACAGATGAGGATAGATCATATGCAATGGAAGTCTTTGAATCTGGGTTCAACAGAGAAGTGTTTATGAGTTCAAAAAACCACAATGTTAGGTTGTTTTGGCTCAAGAGAGAAATTAA AGCGCTTGCTGCTATCATGTGA